From the Solibacillus sp. FSL R5-0449 genome, one window contains:
- a CDS encoding zinc ABC transporter substrate-binding protein → MKKWFSIISMFTLILFLAACNAEDTKKDKNESQQNGDALSVYTTVYPLQYFTEQIGGEYVDVSSIYPAGANEHSFEPTQKDMMALADADLFFYIGLGLEGFVENAQKTLANEDVKLVATAADVTEDQLHISTGHTHAEHEEHDDHGHDDGEEHAHEEHDAHVWLSPVISQQLALTIKDELVAALPEHEATFNSNYEQLVTDLAKLHSDFEEMAAATTNKTFFVSHAAFGYIAGHYGFTQVPVAGLNSQSEPSQKELTAIVDLANKEDIQYIFFEQNVSSKLTEIIQKEVNAETLTLHNLSVLTKEDIQNNEDYFTLMRKNMDVLKQALSN, encoded by the coding sequence ATGAAAAAATGGTTTTCAATCATTTCGATGTTTACGCTAATTTTATTTTTAGCTGCTTGTAATGCAGAGGATACTAAAAAAGATAAAAACGAATCACAGCAAAATGGAGATGCCCTTTCGGTTTATACTACCGTTTATCCATTACAGTATTTCACAGAGCAAATCGGTGGAGAGTACGTTGATGTCTCTTCTATTTATCCAGCAGGTGCAAATGAGCATTCATTTGAACCAACCCAAAAAGACATGATGGCTTTAGCAGATGCGGATTTGTTTTTCTACATCGGTCTTGGACTCGAAGGGTTTGTTGAAAATGCACAAAAAACTTTGGCCAATGAAGATGTAAAATTAGTAGCTACTGCTGCTGATGTAACGGAAGATCAGCTTCACATTTCAACAGGTCATACACATGCCGAGCATGAGGAACATGATGACCACGGACATGATGACGGAGAAGAGCATGCACATGAAGAACATGATGCCCATGTATGGTTATCGCCGGTCATTTCACAGCAGTTGGCATTAACGATTAAAGATGAACTTGTCGCTGCATTACCGGAACATGAAGCAACTTTCAATTCAAACTACGAGCAATTAGTAACAGATCTTGCAAAATTACATTCAGACTTTGAAGAAATGGCTGCCGCTACGACGAATAAAACATTCTTTGTATCGCATGCAGCATTCGGCTATATTGCTGGACATTACGGTTTCACTCAAGTTCCTGTCGCTGGTCTTAACTCACAAAGTGAACCTTCGCAAAAGGAATTAACGGCAATTGTTGATTTAGCAAATAAAGAAGATATCCAATATATTTTCTTCGAGCAAAATGTTTCATCTAAATTAACGGAAATTATTCAAAAAGAAGTAAATGCAGAAACATTAACATTGCATAATTTAAGTGTTTTAACAAAAGAAGATATCCAAAACAATGAAGACTACTTTACATTAATGCGTAAAAATATGGATGTCCTCAAACAAGCTTTAAGCAATTAA
- a CDS encoding o-succinylbenzoate--CoA ligase: MQPNWIKQRAYLTPNRIALSFLDEQWTFKELYLKSVSLAYKLNTLRLTSGKRVAILAPSTPPLIELLYGCMQAQCEMVLLNGRLAKQELAYQVEDGEVDAILVADEELAKLPDDARIIPFSKLYETTESKYEIAAQWDENFALTIMYTSGTTGFPKGVCQTVSNHSSSAVSSALNLGISENDTWLCTVPIFHISGFSIVVRSLLYGMKIRLYEKFDAEKCAQEIIEGTVTKMSVVSVILENILSEMERAGQKAHPQFTTALAGGGPVPVDYLKRAEKLELRVAQTYGMTETSSQTATLANEDAMTHIGSAGKPLFFNEIKIDAKDGESIGEILIRGPHVTPKYIGRFKDKPTTTNGWLHTGDVGYLDEQGYLYVVDRRSDLIISGGENIYPAEIENILLGHPNVKEAGVCGMEHDKWGQVPVAFIVSKKQMSEQEIIDFCTEHLANYKIPKQVHFVTHLPRSGSNKLLRRKLMQLLEE, translated from the coding sequence ATGCAGCCAAACTGGATAAAGCAACGCGCCTATTTAACACCGAATCGAATTGCACTGAGCTTTCTTGATGAGCAATGGACGTTTAAAGAGCTTTATTTAAAGTCTGTCAGCTTAGCCTATAAATTAAATACACTTCGTTTAACAAGTGGAAAGCGGGTAGCAATTTTAGCACCGTCTACACCGCCTTTAATCGAACTGCTCTATGGATGTATGCAGGCACAATGCGAGATGGTGCTGTTAAATGGAAGACTTGCTAAGCAGGAGCTTGCGTATCAAGTTGAAGATGGAGAAGTGGATGCGATATTAGTAGCCGATGAAGAGCTTGCCAAACTTCCTGATGATGCCCGGATCATACCATTTTCCAAGCTCTATGAGACAACAGAATCGAAATATGAGATTGCTGCACAGTGGGATGAGAACTTTGCACTGACAATCATGTATACATCTGGAACAACAGGATTTCCGAAAGGTGTTTGCCAAACGGTTTCAAACCATAGTTCCAGCGCAGTCAGCTCGGCATTGAACTTAGGCATTTCAGAGAACGATACATGGCTTTGTACTGTTCCGATTTTTCATATAAGTGGTTTTTCGATTGTCGTCCGCTCATTGCTATATGGGATGAAAATACGTTTATATGAAAAATTCGATGCTGAAAAATGTGCACAGGAAATTATCGAAGGTACCGTTACGAAAATGTCGGTCGTTTCGGTTATTCTTGAAAATATCCTTTCCGAAATGGAACGGGCTGGACAAAAAGCGCACCCTCAATTTACAACCGCTTTGGCAGGAGGCGGTCCGGTTCCTGTCGATTATTTAAAACGTGCAGAAAAACTGGAGTTACGTGTTGCCCAAACTTACGGCATGACGGAAACATCTTCTCAAACCGCAACATTGGCAAACGAGGATGCCATGACACATATCGGATCTGCCGGCAAGCCGCTGTTCTTCAATGAAATAAAAATTGATGCAAAAGACGGGGAATCCATAGGTGAAATTTTAATCCGCGGACCTCATGTAACACCGAAATATATCGGCCGCTTTAAAGACAAACCGACGACTACTAATGGCTGGCTCCATACAGGGGATGTCGGATATTTAGACGAACAAGGTTATTTATATGTCGTCGATCGCCGCAGTGACTTGATTATTTCAGGTGGTGAAAATATTTATCCGGCTGAAATTGAAAACATACTCCTCGGACATCCAAATGTAAAAGAGGCGGGTGTTTGTGGAATGGAGCATGACAAATGGGGGCAAGTACCTGTTGCTTTTATTGTTTCAAAAAAACAGATGTCAGAACAAGAAATCATCGACTTCTGTACAGAGCATTTAGCAAATTATAAAATCCCGAAGCAAGTTCACTTTGTTACCCATTTACCTCGAAGCGGCTCCAATAAGCTTTTGCGAAGAAAGCTGATGCAGCTGTTGGAAGAGTGA
- the menB gene encoding 1,4-dihydroxy-2-naphthoyl-CoA synthase produces the protein MTKQRLWTSLHTYEDIKYEYYNGIAKITINRPEVRNAFRPKTTAEMIDAFTRARDDERVGVIILTGEGEHAFCSGGDQKVRGHGGYVGDDQIPRLNVLDLQTLIRKIPKPVVAMVAGYAIGGGHVLHVVCDLTIAAENARFGQTGPKVGSFDAGYGSGYLARIVGHKKAREIWYLCRQYDAQQALEMGLVNTVVPYEQLEDETVKWCEEMLEMSPTALRFLKAAMNADTDGLAGIQQLAGDATLLYYTTDEAKEGRDAFKEKRKPDFGQFPRFP, from the coding sequence ATGACAAAGCAACGTCTATGGACATCTTTACATACTTACGAAGATATTAAGTATGAATACTATAACGGAATCGCAAAAATTACGATTAACCGTCCAGAAGTTCGCAACGCATTCCGTCCAAAAACAACAGCGGAAATGATCGATGCTTTCACACGTGCTCGTGATGATGAGCGTGTTGGTGTAATTATTTTAACAGGTGAAGGCGAGCATGCATTCTGCTCAGGCGGCGACCAAAAAGTACGCGGTCATGGCGGCTATGTAGGCGATGACCAGATTCCTCGTCTAAACGTTTTAGACTTACAAACTTTAATCCGTAAAATTCCGAAACCGGTTGTAGCGATGGTAGCAGGTTATGCAATCGGCGGCGGCCATGTACTGCACGTAGTATGTGACTTAACAATCGCTGCAGAAAATGCACGTTTCGGCCAAACAGGTCCTAAAGTCGGTTCATTCGATGCTGGTTACGGTTCAGGTTACCTAGCACGTATCGTAGGACATAAAAAAGCTCGTGAAATCTGGTACTTATGCCGTCAGTACGATGCGCAGCAAGCACTTGAAATGGGCTTAGTAAACACAGTTGTACCATATGAGCAGTTAGAAGATGAAACAGTAAAATGGTGTGAAGAGATGCTTGAAATGTCTCCAACAGCATTACGTTTCTTAAAAGCTGCCATGAACGCAGACACAGACGGTTTAGCTGGTATCCAACAGCTTGCTGGTGATGCGACACTTCTTTACTACACTACTGATGAAGCAAAAGAAGGCCGCGATGCATTCAAAGAGAAACGTAAACCAGACTTCGGTCAATTCCCACGTTTCCCTTGA
- the menH gene encoding 2-succinyl-6-hydroxy-2,4-cyclohexadiene-1-carboxylate synthase: MARFTVKGLDVHIEQWNEQATQTVVFLHGFTGSTNTWKKIVSLLPSNIRCIAVDLIGHGKTAAPTTVEFYSMAFQVELLHELFQQLKLDTFTLVGYSMGGRVALSYAVRYPSRIEHLLLESASPGLVEEQQRTTRKQADDTLAEKILANGIESFVNKWENIPLFASQKKLPAEVQQEIRSERIQQREIGLANSLRGMGTGVMPELWGKLNTLTMPVTLVTGQLDEKFVQLNNEMQKHIEKANHLTIPAVGHAIHVENPTKFATIVKETIS; the protein is encoded by the coding sequence ATGGCTCGCTTCACTGTAAAAGGGTTGGATGTGCATATTGAACAGTGGAATGAACAGGCAACTCAAACGGTTGTATTTCTTCATGGTTTTACAGGGAGCACAAATACATGGAAAAAGATTGTTTCGCTACTGCCTTCAAACATCCGATGTATTGCAGTTGATCTAATCGGACATGGTAAAACAGCAGCACCGACTACTGTTGAATTTTACTCGATGGCATTTCAAGTGGAACTGCTGCATGAACTGTTTCAACAATTAAAGCTAGATACTTTTACGCTGGTAGGCTATTCAATGGGAGGACGTGTAGCGCTGAGCTATGCGGTTCGTTATCCCTCTAGAATTGAGCATTTGCTTTTGGAAAGTGCTTCCCCAGGACTAGTGGAAGAACAGCAACGTACTACACGAAAACAGGCGGATGATACCCTTGCGGAAAAGATTCTTGCAAATGGGATTGAATCATTCGTAAACAAGTGGGAGAATATCCCGCTGTTTGCTTCTCAAAAAAAACTTCCTGCAGAAGTACAGCAGGAAATCCGTTCAGAGCGCATACAGCAGAGAGAAATCGGGCTTGCAAACAGTCTGCGCGGCATGGGAACAGGTGTAATGCCCGAACTTTGGGGTAAGCTTAATACATTAACAATGCCTGTAACACTCGTTACCGGTCAGCTTGACGAAAAATTCGTGCAATTAAACAATGAAATGCAAAAGCATATCGAAAAAGCAAATCATCTTACTATTCCAGCAGTTGGCCACGCAATTCATGTGGAAAATCCGACAAAGTTTGCTACAATAGTAAAGGAAACGATTTCATAA